From a single Vibrio toranzoniae genomic region:
- a CDS encoding co-chaperone GroES gives MNIRPLHDRVIVERQEVESKSAGGIVLTGSAAEKSTRGIILAVGKGRILENGSVQPLDVKVGDTVIFAEGYGTKTEKIDGKEVLIMSENDIMAIVE, from the coding sequence ATGAATATCCGTCCTCTACACGACCGAGTTATCGTTGAGCGCCAAGAAGTTGAATCTAAGTCTGCTGGTGGCATCGTTCTAACTGGTTCTGCCGCTGAAAAATCAACGCGCGGTATTATTCTAGCTGTTGGCAAAGGCCGCATTCTAGAAAACGGCTCAGTACAACCGTTGGACGTTAAAGTTGGCGACACCGTTATCTTTGCAGAAGGCTACGGCACTAAAACTGAAAAGATCGATGGCAAAGAAGTTCTGATCATGTCTGAAAACGACATCATGGCGATCGTTGAGTAA
- a CDS encoding MATE family efflux transporter → MQDKHGLLTAPIANTLRTMTIPTIFGMVAILMFNLVDTFFISLLGTQALAAVSFTFPVTFAINCITMGIGIGLSTCIGRLLGQGSAQNAARFTCHGLLLALLLVGCASTLGIIFLEPLFTQLGAKQALLPLISEYMRVWYLAIPLLVIPMAGNSAIRASGDTKTPAKIMMIAGLINGVLDPLLIFGYGPFPELGIQGAAIASGFSWFGALCGSLYVLTIREKLLAPPKLANIINDWRQILTIGTPAALSNALNPLAGAIIMMMLAKQGTEAVAAYGAAQRIESILIIVLMSLTSALTPFMAQNFGANNPKRSFDGLFLSMRFAILFQGLVFLMMVPLSIPLAALFSQEESVRGILWHYLLVVPFSYGFQGIVMMLISGMNAMHQPLKAFQWSFMRLFVFTLPFAWIGSQIDGVEGLFIGLALGNIVGGITGYCFALRVEKDSRCG, encoded by the coding sequence ATGCAAGATAAGCACGGGCTTTTAACCGCCCCGATAGCAAACACTCTGCGCACTATGACCATACCGACCATCTTCGGTATGGTGGCGATCTTGATGTTTAACCTAGTTGACACCTTCTTTATCTCGTTGCTTGGTACCCAAGCCTTAGCGGCGGTCAGTTTTACCTTTCCGGTTACCTTTGCCATCAACTGCATCACCATGGGCATTGGCATTGGCTTATCGACGTGTATTGGCCGATTACTTGGCCAAGGCAGTGCGCAAAATGCGGCACGTTTTACCTGTCATGGCTTACTGCTTGCCTTACTGCTTGTCGGCTGCGCTTCAACGCTGGGTATTATTTTCTTAGAACCACTGTTTACCCAATTAGGGGCAAAGCAAGCGTTATTGCCGCTGATATCGGAATACATGAGGGTGTGGTATCTGGCCATCCCATTACTGGTCATTCCCATGGCAGGCAACAGTGCAATACGAGCCAGCGGCGACACCAAAACGCCAGCCAAAATTATGATGATCGCAGGGCTGATCAATGGCGTGTTAGATCCGCTACTGATCTTTGGTTATGGGCCTTTTCCTGAGCTGGGAATTCAAGGCGCAGCCATTGCCAGCGGTTTTAGTTGGTTTGGAGCCTTGTGTGGCTCATTGTATGTATTAACCATACGAGAGAAACTGCTGGCTCCCCCTAAGCTGGCCAATATCATCAATGACTGGCGACAGATCCTCACCATTGGCACACCCGCCGCACTCTCTAATGCCCTAAACCCACTTGCTGGCGCTATCATCATGATGATGTTAGCCAAACAAGGCACTGAAGCCGTGGCCGCTTATGGCGCAGCGCAACGTATTGAATCGATTCTTATCATCGTATTAATGTCTCTCACCTCGGCCCTGACCCCTTTCATGGCTCAGAACTTTGGCGCAAACAACCCCAAGCGCAGCTTTGACGGGCTCTTTTTGAGCATGCGTTTTGCCATCTTGTTCCAAGGCTTGGTTTTCTTAATGATGGTACCGCTGAGCATTCCTTTGGCCGCCCTCTTTTCTCAAGAAGAGTCGGTACGTGGCATTTTGTGGCATTACCTGCTGGTTGTTCCCTTTAGCTATGGATTCCAAGGCATTGTGATGATGCTGATCAGCGGCATGAACGCGATGCATCAACCACTCAAAGCCTTCCAATGGAGCTTCATGCGCCTGTTTGTGTTTACCTTACCTTTCGCGTGGATAGGCAGCCAAATCGATGGCGTCGAAGGGTTGTTTATTGGCTTGGCTTTGGGGAATATTGTCGGCGGTATTACCGGATATTGCTTTGCGCTTCGAGTAGAGAAAGATTCGAGATGCGGGTAA
- the groL gene encoding chaperonin GroEL (60 kDa chaperone family; promotes refolding of misfolded polypeptides especially under stressful conditions; forms two stacked rings of heptamers to form a barrel-shaped 14mer; ends can be capped by GroES; misfolded proteins enter the barrel where they are refolded when GroES binds), whose amino-acid sequence MAAKDVKFGNDARIKMLEGVNVLADAVKVTLGPKGRNVVLDKSFGAPTITKDGVSVAREIELEDKFQNMGAQMVKEVASQANDAAGDGTTTATVLAQSIIAEGLKAVAAGMNPMDLKRGIDKAVIAAVEELKNLSVPCSDTKAIAQVGTISANSDSTVGNIIAEAMEKVGRDGVITVEEGQALQDELDVVEGMQFDRGYLSPYFINNQEAGSVDLESPFILLIDKKVSNIRELLPTLEAVAKASRPLLIIAEDVEGEALATLVVNNMRGIVKVAAVKAPGFGDRRKSMLQDIAILTGGTVISEEIGLDLEKVTLEDLGQAKRITITKENSTIIDGAGEETMIQGRVAQIRQQIEDATSDYDKEKLQERVAKLAGGVAVIKVGAATEVEMKEKKDRVEDALHATRAAVEEGVVAGGGVALIRAASKVVGLEGDNEEQNVGIRVALRAMEAPIRQITKNAGDEESVVANNVRAGEGNYGYNAATGEYGDMIAMGILDPTKVTRSALQFAASVAGLMITTEAMITDKPQDAAPAMPDMGGMGGMGGMGGMM is encoded by the coding sequence ATGGCTGCAAAAGACGTTAAATTTGGTAACGACGCACGTATTAAAATGCTAGAAGGTGTAAACGTTCTGGCTGACGCGGTAAAAGTAACGTTAGGTCCTAAAGGCCGTAACGTTGTTCTAGACAAATCATTTGGCGCACCGACTATCACTAAAGATGGTGTGTCAGTGGCTCGTGAAATTGAACTTGAAGACAAGTTCCAAAACATGGGTGCACAAATGGTGAAAGAAGTGGCTTCGCAAGCGAATGACGCGGCGGGCGACGGCACAACAACAGCAACCGTATTGGCTCAGTCTATTATCGCTGAAGGCCTAAAAGCGGTTGCTGCTGGCATGAACCCAATGGATCTTAAGCGCGGTATCGACAAAGCGGTTATCGCGGCGGTTGAAGAGCTGAAAAATCTTTCTGTTCCATGTTCTGATACTAAAGCGATCGCTCAAGTCGGTACTATCTCTGCGAACTCTGATTCGACAGTAGGTAACATCATTGCTGAAGCGATGGAAAAAGTAGGTCGTGATGGCGTAATTACCGTTGAAGAAGGTCAGGCTCTGCAAGACGAGCTAGACGTGGTTGAAGGTATGCAGTTCGACCGTGGTTACCTGTCTCCTTACTTCATCAACAACCAAGAAGCGGGTTCTGTTGATCTAGAAAGCCCATTCATTCTTCTTATCGATAAGAAAGTATCGAACATCCGTGAACTGCTTCCGACTCTAGAAGCAGTGGCTAAGGCATCTCGTCCACTTCTAATCATCGCTGAAGATGTAGAAGGCGAAGCGCTGGCAACGCTTGTTGTGAACAACATGCGTGGCATCGTGAAAGTGGCGGCGGTTAAAGCGCCTGGCTTCGGTGACCGTCGTAAGTCTATGCTGCAAGATATCGCTATCCTAACGGGCGGTACGGTTATCTCTGAAGAGATCGGCCTAGACCTTGAGAAAGTAACGCTAGAAGACCTAGGTCAAGCTAAGCGCATTACTATCACTAAAGAGAACTCAACCATCATTGATGGCGCGGGCGAAGAAACAATGATTCAAGGTCGTGTTGCTCAAATCCGTCAACAAATCGAAGATGCAACGTCTGACTACGATAAAGAGAAACTTCAAGAGCGCGTAGCTAAACTCGCTGGCGGTGTTGCAGTCATCAAAGTTGGCGCAGCGACTGAAGTAGAGATGAAAGAGAAGAAAGACCGCGTTGAAGATGCCCTTCACGCAACTCGCGCTGCCGTTGAAGAAGGTGTGGTTGCTGGTGGTGGTGTTGCACTTATCCGCGCGGCATCTAAAGTTGTTGGCCTTGAAGGTGACAACGAAGAGCAGAACGTCGGTATCCGTGTTGCACTGCGTGCAATGGAAGCGCCTATCCGTCAAATCACGAAGAACGCAGGCGATGAAGAGTCTGTCGTTGCGAACAACGTTCGTGCTGGCGAAGGTAACTACGGTTACAACGCGGCTACGGGCGAATACGGCGACATGATCGCTATGGGTATCCTAGATCCAACTAAAGTGACTCGTTCTGCACTTCAGTTCGCAGCATCAGTAGCGGGTTTGATGATCACAACAGAAGCGATGATCACAGATAAGCCTCAAGACGCAGCTCCTGCAATGCCTGATATGGGTGGCATGGGCGGTATGGGTGGCATGGGCGGTATGATGTAA
- the gpmM gene encoding 2,3-bisphosphoglycerate-independent phosphoglycerate mutase yields the protein MSAKKPMALVILDGYGYREDNQDNAIANANTPVIDGLIANQPNTLISASGLDVGLPDGQMGNSEVGHTNIGAGRVVYQDLTRITKSIADGEFGQTETLVNAIDKAVKAEKAVHIMGLMSPGGVHSHEDHIYAAVEMAAERGAEKIYLHAFLDGRDTPPRSAENTLARFQALFAKLGKGRVASLIGRYYAMDRDNNWDRVQESYDLLTQAKAEFTFDTAVAGLEAAYAREENDEFVKATEIKAEGEESAAIVDGDAVIFMNYRADRAREITRAFVPNFDGFERSVFPAIDFVMLTQYAADIPLLCAFPPASLENTYGEWLSKAGKTQLRISETEKYAHVTFFFNGGKEDEFEGEERQLVASPKVATYDLQPEMSAPELTDKLVAAIKGGKYDAIVCNFPNCDMVGHTGVYDAAVKAVESLDECLGKVVEAIKEADGQLLITADHGNAEMMVNPETGGIHTAHTNLPVPLIYVGNKDVEFKEGGKLSDLAPTMLALSGIDIPAEMSGDVIVK from the coding sequence ATGTCAGCTAAGAAGCCAATGGCTCTAGTGATCCTTGACGGTTACGGTTACCGTGAAGACAACCAAGACAACGCGATCGCGAACGCGAATACACCAGTAATCGACGGTCTTATCGCTAACCAACCTAACACGCTAATCTCGGCTTCTGGCTTAGATGTAGGCCTACCAGATGGTCAAATGGGTAACTCTGAAGTGGGTCACACCAACATCGGTGCGGGTCGCGTGGTATACCAAGATTTAACGCGTATTACTAAATCAATCGCAGATGGCGAATTCGGCCAAACTGAAACGCTAGTGAACGCTATCGATAAAGCAGTGAAAGCCGAGAAAGCGGTACACATCATGGGCCTTATGTCGCCAGGTGGCGTTCACTCTCATGAGGATCACATCTACGCAGCGGTTGAAATGGCAGCAGAACGTGGCGCAGAAAAAATCTACCTACACGCATTCCTAGACGGTCGTGATACGCCGCCACGTAGCGCAGAAAACACACTAGCGCGCTTCCAAGCGTTATTCGCGAAACTAGGCAAAGGCCGTGTGGCTTCGCTTATTGGTCGTTACTACGCAATGGACCGTGATAACAACTGGGATCGCGTTCAAGAATCTTACGACCTGCTTACTCAAGCAAAAGCAGAGTTCACATTTGACACGGCAGTAGCTGGCTTAGAAGCGGCTTACGCTCGTGAAGAAAACGATGAGTTTGTTAAAGCAACGGAAATTAAAGCGGAAGGCGAAGAGTCTGCGGCTATCGTTGATGGCGATGCGGTTATCTTTATGAACTACCGTGCCGACCGTGCGCGTGAAATCACACGTGCATTCGTGCCTAATTTCGACGGTTTTGAGCGTAGCGTATTCCCAGCAATCGACTTTGTGATGCTGACTCAATACGCTGCAGACATCCCGCTTCTATGTGCATTCCCACCGGCTTCTCTAGAGAACACTTACGGTGAATGGCTATCGAAAGCAGGCAAAACGCAGCTACGTATCTCGGAAACCGAGAAATACGCGCACGTGACGTTCTTCTTCAACGGCGGTAAAGAAGACGAGTTTGAAGGCGAAGAGCGTCAGCTGGTTGCTTCTCCAAAGGTAGCAACGTACGACCTACAGCCAGAAATGAGCGCGCCAGAGCTAACCGATAAGCTGGTTGCCGCAATCAAAGGCGGTAAATACGACGCTATCGTGTGTAACTTCCCGAACTGTGACATGGTTGGCCACACTGGCGTTTACGATGCAGCAGTTAAAGCCGTAGAGTCGCTAGACGAATGTCTTGGTAAAGTGGTTGAAGCCATCAAAGAAGCGGATGGCCAACTGCTTATCACCGCTGACCACGGTAACGCGGAAATGATGGTAAACCCAGAAACGGGTGGCATCCACACAGCACACACGAACTTACCAGTGCCACTTATCTACGTGGGTAACAAAGACGTTGAGTTCAAAGAAGGCGGTAAGCTGTCTGACCTAGCACCAACGATGCTTGCTCTGTCTGGTATTGATATCCCAGCAGAAATGTCAGGTGACGTGATCGTTAAGTAG